From the genome of Saccharicrinis carchari, one region includes:
- a CDS encoding acetyl-CoA carboxylase biotin carboxyl carrier protein subunit, whose amino-acid sequence MKLLHSTKNYTLTGEKKVNIQVRDGKLHKINNRKASIDIEYIDSDEFMIKVNEKTHIGEVLSLKQNEVSVMINGNTYHFNIDTELASKRKEKLTKDAGKKVAKTNAPLPGEIVAVLVSEGQEVHKGEPIMILEAMKMQNEITSPITGKIKTLHVKADETVMKDQALFEVSPVK is encoded by the coding sequence ATGAAATTATTACATTCAACCAAAAATTATACGCTCACCGGAGAAAAAAAAGTTAATATACAGGTTCGAGACGGTAAGCTGCATAAAATAAACAACCGAAAAGCATCCATCGATATCGAATACATTGATAGCGATGAGTTTATGATTAAAGTAAACGAAAAAACACATATAGGCGAGGTGCTTAGCCTAAAGCAAAACGAGGTTTCGGTAATGATAAATGGCAACACGTACCACTTTAACATCGATACCGAACTGGCTAGCAAGCGAAAGGAAAAACTGACCAAAGACGCAGGGAAAAAAGTAGCTAAAACCAATGCACCCTTACCGGGTGAAATTGTAGCCGTACTCGTGAGCGAAGGGCAAGAAGTACATAAAGGTGAGCCGATAATGATTTTGGAAGCTATGAAGATGCAAAACGAAATTACAAGCCCCATAACCGGAAAGATTAAAACCTTACATGTAAAAGCCGACGAAACGGTGATGAAAGATCAGGCTTTGTTTGAAGTAAGTCCCGTGAAATAA
- a CDS encoding acetyl-CoA carboxylase biotin carboxylase subunit, with the protein MKINSILIANRGEIAIRIARTAKQMGIKTYMFLSHHEPNALHLDHADEVIDVSDNTYINVYTNIDKLIETALEYKIDAIHPGYGFLSENPYLPRECERNNITFIGPSSKAIYQMGNKGMARDIALKNDIPVLQGSEGVITTLAEAEETAKNIGYPIILKAVAGGGGKGMRVVRKKSELPLMFKLATNEAKALFDNDSMLIEKYVENPRHVEFQVLGDKHGNLIHLFERECSIQRKHQKLLEEAPSAALNDELRAKIGADAIKICKATNYFSAGTVEFLLDDELNHYFMEMNTRVQVEHPITEEITGVDIIEQQIKIAQGEELQLKQEDIKINGWAMELRVNAEDVQAGFAPSTGLIELMEIPNKKYLRCDSGYQTGKVVISSFDSLVAKLIVTGKTRNQAIKNCRTVLSDTVIKGVKTTLPFFKQVMQTPAFVKGKYTTSFIEKDLVQSFFQEDDEIIAAAALAMEAYLKEQTIINTGELGDKQVSAWAMSKKIKG; encoded by the coding sequence ATGAAAATAAATTCAATCTTAATTGCCAATCGAGGCGAAATTGCTATTCGAATAGCACGTACTGCAAAACAAATGGGTATAAAAACCTATATGTTCCTTTCGCATCACGAACCCAATGCCCTGCACCTGGATCATGCCGACGAGGTAATCGATGTTTCAGACAATACGTATATTAATGTTTATACGAACATCGACAAGCTCATAGAAACGGCATTGGAATATAAGATAGACGCCATTCATCCAGGCTATGGTTTTTTATCGGAAAACCCTTATCTGCCCCGCGAGTGCGAACGCAACAATATCACCTTTATCGGTCCTTCGTCCAAGGCTATTTATCAAATGGGCAATAAAGGAATGGCACGCGATATAGCGCTCAAAAATGATATACCCGTACTGCAAGGGAGCGAGGGCGTGATAACCACCCTTGCCGAAGCCGAAGAAACAGCTAAAAATATTGGCTATCCCATTATACTTAAAGCTGTGGCCGGGGGGGGCGGTAAAGGTATGCGAGTGGTACGCAAAAAGTCAGAGCTGCCCCTCATGTTTAAATTGGCTACCAACGAAGCGAAAGCGCTTTTTGATAACGATTCCATGCTGATAGAAAAATATGTGGAAAATCCGCGGCATGTAGAGTTTCAGGTGCTTGGAGATAAGCATGGTAACCTGATACACCTGTTTGAGCGTGAGTGCAGTATTCAGCGTAAGCACCAAAAGCTTTTGGAGGAAGCCCCTTCTGCTGCATTAAACGATGAGTTGCGCGCGAAAATTGGAGCCGACGCCATAAAAATTTGTAAAGCCACGAATTATTTTAGTGCCGGTACGGTAGAGTTTCTGCTAGATGATGAGCTGAACCATTATTTTATGGAGATGAATACACGGGTGCAGGTGGAGCACCCTATTACCGAAGAAATAACGGGTGTAGACATCATTGAGCAACAAATAAAAATTGCGCAAGGCGAGGAATTACAGCTAAAACAGGAAGACATTAAAATTAACGGCTGGGCCATGGAGTTACGCGTAAACGCGGAAGATGTGCAAGCCGGTTTTGCACCATCAACGGGTTTGATAGAATTGATGGAAATACCCAATAAAAAATATCTTCGCTGCGACTCCGGTTACCAAACAGGCAAAGTAGTTATCTCTAGTTTTGACTCTCTTGTGGCTAAACTTATAGTTACGGGAAAAACGCGTAACCAGGCCATCAAAAACTGTCGTACTGTACTAAGCGATACGGTTATTAAAGGTGTTAAAACCACCCTGCCCTTTTTTAAACAGGTAATGCAAACACCCGCCTTTGTAAAAGGAAAATACACTACTTCTTTTATCGAAAAAGACTTGGTGCAAAGCTTCTTTCAGGAAGATGACGAAATTATTGCAGCCGCCGCTTTGGCCATGGAAGCCTATTTAAAAGAGCAAACCATAATAAATACTGGCGAATTGGGCGACAAACAAGTGTCGGCCTGGGCCATGAGTAAAAAAATAAAAGGATGA
- a CDS encoding acyl-CoA carboxylase subunit beta: MNDNRIPFKRFHLRNESLQEQYDEKYYTKQHAKGKLTARERIDFLMDEGSFREIDAFVKPLGRENQKEYGDGVIVGYGTINGRKVFVYAQDFNFMGGSLGSVHARKIQKVQEMSLKMGHPIVGLIDSGGARIQEGVASLAGYAGIFLQNVKSSGVIPQISVILGPAAGGAVYSPALTDFRFMTRDTSYMFVTGPEVVKEVLNEDATFEDLGGAEIHATESGVADMIFSDEEHTLMGVKKLLSYLPSNNVEHPPVNKDEDIEPGKPEKLSLLLPDDANKPYDVVEVIRLIVDKGSFLEVAENHAQNIVIGLARLNNEVIGIVANQPKVLAGCLDINASKKAARFVRFCDSFNIPLLVLEDVPGFMPGKYQEQNAIIMHGAKLLYAFAEATVPKITVILRKAFGGAYIVMNSKNMGGDFNFAWPTAQVAVMGPEGAVKILNRKELAEAEDPEELKRQLVADYKENVANPYVADEKGYIDEVIDPAETREVIINAFALLENKFEQSPTRKHGNMPL, encoded by the coding sequence ATGAACGACAATAGGATACCTTTTAAGCGATTTCATTTGCGAAACGAGAGTTTGCAAGAGCAATACGATGAAAAATATTACACGAAACAACATGCCAAAGGTAAGCTTACTGCCAGAGAGAGAATAGACTTTTTAATGGACGAAGGCAGTTTTAGAGAAATTGATGCCTTTGTTAAACCGCTGGGGCGGGAAAATCAAAAAGAATATGGCGACGGAGTTATTGTGGGATACGGAACCATCAATGGCCGTAAAGTATTTGTATATGCGCAGGACTTTAATTTTATGGGAGGATCGCTGGGGTCGGTACATGCACGTAAAATTCAAAAGGTGCAGGAAATGTCCTTAAAAATGGGTCATCCCATTGTGGGGCTTATCGATTCGGGTGGTGCCAGGATTCAAGAGGGCGTAGCCAGTCTGGCAGGTTATGCAGGTATTTTTTTGCAAAACGTAAAGAGTTCTGGCGTAATTCCCCAGATATCTGTTATTTTGGGGCCTGCAGCGGGAGGAGCGGTATATTCACCTGCGCTTACTGATTTCCGCTTTATGACCCGCGACACCTCTTATATGTTTGTCACCGGACCTGAAGTGGTGAAAGAAGTGTTGAACGAAGATGCCACCTTTGAGGATTTGGGAGGTGCCGAAATACATGCTACCGAAAGTGGAGTGGCCGACATGATATTTAGCGACGAAGAGCATACCTTGATGGGGGTTAAAAAACTATTGAGCTATTTGCCGTCGAACAATGTGGAGCATCCACCGGTAAATAAAGATGAAGACATTGAACCGGGAAAACCCGAAAAACTTTCTTTGCTATTACCCGACGATGCCAACAAACCCTATGATGTGGTGGAAGTAATTCGTTTGATAGTTGATAAGGGGTCCTTTTTGGAGGTAGCCGAAAATCATGCCCAAAATATTGTTATCGGTCTGGCTCGTTTAAATAATGAGGTAATTGGTATTGTAGCTAACCAACCTAAGGTATTGGCCGGTTGTTTGGATATAAACGCTTCCAAAAAAGCAGCTCGTTTTGTGCGTTTCTGTGATTCTTTTAATATTCCATTATTGGTTTTAGAAGATGTTCCGGGCTTTATGCCGGGCAAATATCAGGAGCAGAACGCCATAATTATGCATGGAGCCAAATTGTTATATGCTTTTGCTGAAGCCACCGTCCCAAAAATTACCGTTATCCTGCGTAAAGCATTTGGGGGAGCCTACATTGTTATGAATAGCAAAAATATGGGTGGCGATTTTAATTTTGCGTGGCCTACTGCACAGGTAGCAGTAATGGGTCCTGAAGGTGCCGTTAAAATACTTAACCGCAAAGAGCTGGCAGAAGCAGAGGATCCCGAAGAGTTGAAACGCCAGCTGGTGGCCGATTACAAAGAAAACGTAGCTAACCCGTATGTAGCCGACGAAAAGGGTTATATCGATGAGGTGATAGATCCTGCAGAAACAAGAGAGGTAATTATTAATGCTTTTGCACTACTCGAAAATAAATTCGAACAGAGTCCAACGCGTAAGCATGGGAATATGCCACTTTAA